The following are encoded together in the Halopiger aswanensis genome:
- the gcvPA gene encoding aminomethyl-transferring glycine dehydrogenase subunit GcvPA, with amino-acid sequence MHGNETHAGSPYAPHTDEDRAAMLEAVDAETVEELFDIPGAVRFDDEFGIDARTERETRRLVRSILGRNDDLTELLGRGHYGYYVPSLVDHLADRSEFLTSYTQYQPEVSQGFLQALFEYQSLLVELTGLEIANCSMYDAATALGEAATLADRVRDATGYRVLVPEADLLREERRSTLENYVAGTDLEVESYPTADGNVDLAALEDAVDEEVVMIYAENPTVRGTIEEHLAAIGDLADANDALFTLGSDPVALSLLERPADVGADVVVGDASVLGLPTSYGMGLGLFATREDYLRQVPGRLVGASEDATDRRAFTLTLQTREQHIRRERATSNICTNQAWVALRTAIHAAALGPTGMVELANRGVRRAETLAERVDDIVGVKAPVHDRHHLREFVARVDQPARAIADDLERRGFAVHVVGEHEIQLCVAGVPDERLDAFAEALEGVVR; translated from the coding sequence ATGCACGGAAACGAAACACACGCAGGGAGCCCCTACGCTCCCCACACGGACGAGGACCGGGCGGCGATGCTCGAGGCGGTCGACGCCGAGACCGTCGAGGAACTGTTCGACATTCCGGGAGCCGTCCGGTTCGACGACGAGTTCGGTATCGACGCGCGAACGGAGCGAGAAACCAGGCGGCTCGTACGCTCCATCCTGGGTCGCAACGACGACCTGACGGAGCTGCTCGGCCGGGGCCACTACGGCTACTACGTGCCGTCGCTGGTCGACCACCTCGCGGATCGCTCGGAGTTTCTCACGTCCTACACGCAGTACCAACCCGAGGTGTCCCAGGGGTTCTTGCAGGCCCTGTTCGAGTACCAGTCGCTTCTGGTCGAGTTGACCGGCCTCGAGATCGCCAACTGCTCGATGTACGACGCGGCGACCGCGCTCGGCGAGGCGGCGACGCTGGCCGACCGCGTCCGCGACGCGACGGGCTACCGGGTGCTCGTCCCTGAAGCAGACCTCCTGCGCGAGGAACGGCGGAGCACCCTCGAGAACTACGTCGCGGGCACCGATCTCGAGGTCGAATCCTATCCGACCGCGGACGGCAACGTCGACCTCGCGGCGCTCGAGGACGCCGTCGACGAGGAAGTCGTCATGATCTACGCGGAGAACCCGACGGTACGAGGGACGATCGAGGAGCACCTCGCGGCGATCGGCGACCTCGCGGACGCCAACGACGCGCTGTTCACGCTCGGCTCCGACCCGGTCGCGCTGTCGCTGCTCGAGCGCCCCGCGGACGTCGGCGCCGACGTCGTCGTCGGCGACGCGAGCGTGCTCGGCCTGCCGACCAGCTACGGGATGGGGCTGGGCCTGTTCGCGACCCGCGAGGACTACCTCCGGCAGGTCCCCGGCCGCCTCGTCGGCGCGAGCGAGGACGCGACCGACCGCCGGGCGTTCACGCTCACGCTGCAGACCCGCGAGCAGCACATCCGCCGGGAGCGAGCCACGAGCAACATCTGTACGAATCAGGCCTGGGTCGCCCTGCGGACGGCGATCCACGCCGCCGCGCTCGGGCCGACCGGCATGGTCGAACTCGCGAACCGAGGCGTACGCCGCGCCGAGACCCTCGCCGAGCGCGTCGACGACATCGTCGGCGTCAAGGCGCCGGTTCACGACCGCCACCACCTCCGGGAGTTCGTCGCCCGGGTCGACCAGCCCGCGCGAGCGATCGCCGACGACCTCGAGCGCCGCGGATTCGCGGTGCACGTCGTCGGCGAGCACGAGATTCAGCTCTGCGTCGCGGGCGTGCCCGACGAGCGGTTGGATGCGTTCGCCGAGGCGCTCGAGGGGGTGGTTCGATGA
- a CDS encoding DUF2270 domain-containing protein, whose product MPPDRDDPETPLDRDDQEVGADAAADSDSLLNILPHFYRGEVSQANSAQDRIDRTTDWAIALLAALLSLVFSSPDMPAFLLLIGLFVLCIFLFYEVRRYRFYDHWRARVRFVQENVFANALEPVGVEHPYWREELSDDLRNPTFKVSTREALTRRIKRVYGLLFSVVGVAWIFKISLFTPEQQWTEAAELPGVHGYYVAAALGAFYVAVVVLALWPTPRRAKGEIYGEEPGDWKNDSDE is encoded by the coding sequence ATGCCACCCGATCGCGACGATCCCGAGACGCCGCTCGACCGCGACGACCAGGAGGTCGGTGCGGACGCCGCGGCCGATTCCGACTCCCTGCTGAACATCCTCCCGCACTTCTACCGCGGCGAGGTCAGTCAGGCCAACAGCGCGCAGGATCGCATCGACCGGACGACCGACTGGGCGATCGCCCTGCTGGCCGCCCTCCTCTCGCTCGTCTTCTCGAGTCCGGACATGCCGGCCTTTCTCCTGCTGATCGGCCTGTTCGTCCTCTGTATCTTCCTGTTCTACGAGGTCCGGCGCTACCGCTTCTACGACCACTGGCGGGCGCGAGTGCGGTTCGTTCAGGAAAACGTGTTCGCGAACGCCTTAGAGCCGGTCGGCGTCGAACACCCCTACTGGCGCGAGGAGTTGAGCGACGACCTCCGGAATCCGACGTTCAAGGTCTCGACTCGAGAGGCGCTCACGCGTCGCATCAAGCGCGTCTACGGGCTGCTCTTCTCCGTCGTCGGCGTCGCCTGGATCTTCAAGATCTCCCTGTTCACGCCGGAACAGCAGTGGACGGAGGCGGCCGAACTGCCGGGCGTCCACGGCTACTACGTGGCCGCGGCCCTCGGCGCGTTCTACGTGGCCGTCGTCGTCCTCGCGCTCTGGCCGACGCCGCGGCGAGCGAAAGGAGAGATCTACGGCGAGGAGCCGGGGGATTGGAAGAACGATTCGGACGAGTAG
- a CDS encoding AI-2E family transporter — protein sequence MAASDPDPDPDPPSDAATAAGSDSWFTDRTGLTVLAVVSALLGLLVVLPYLQYVLLGVVLAYILMPAQRRLEAYVRSMTAALVLVAVAILTIILPLSYVLAVALREALNILDAVEGGDLNVGAIESRLESNGYAVDLTEMYQAYQEPIETGLQGLATSGIELVSGVPGLLIGLTVTVFVLFALLRDGDALVGWFHRVLPIEDDILDELQVEIDQLMWASVVGNVAVAGIQAVMMGIGLAILDVPAVVFLTVATFVLALLPLVGAFGVWVPVSVYLIAVGEFVPAAALVAYGSLVSASDTYLRPALIGRTSAFNSAIIVVGIFGGIVVFGGVGLFIGPVVLGGAKITLDVFARERTGDGTLETERPDRAADPAVDTSDAGVSTGLDPETDASDAGANDEHVDGADDGDDSSDADERDETAADDRTDGETGADTETDDRSEP from the coding sequence ATGGCTGCGTCCGACCCCGATCCCGATCCTGACCCGCCCTCCGATGCTGCCACGGCGGCCGGATCCGACTCGTGGTTCACCGATCGAACCGGACTGACCGTCCTCGCCGTCGTGAGTGCGCTCCTCGGCCTGCTCGTCGTCCTCCCCTACCTCCAGTACGTGTTGCTCGGGGTCGTGCTCGCGTACATTCTCATGCCCGCCCAGCGGCGACTCGAGGCCTACGTCCGGTCGATGACCGCGGCGCTCGTCCTCGTCGCCGTCGCGATCCTCACGATCATCTTACCGCTGTCGTACGTCCTCGCGGTCGCGCTTCGTGAGGCGCTTAACATTTTGGACGCCGTCGAAGGTGGCGATCTCAACGTCGGGGCGATCGAATCCCGCCTCGAGTCCAACGGATACGCGGTCGATCTCACCGAGATGTATCAGGCCTACCAGGAACCGATCGAGACGGGGCTGCAGGGACTCGCCACCAGCGGCATCGAACTCGTCAGCGGCGTACCCGGCCTGCTGATCGGGTTAACCGTGACCGTGTTCGTCCTCTTTGCCCTGCTCCGTGACGGGGATGCACTCGTCGGGTGGTTCCACCGCGTTCTGCCGATCGAAGACGACATTCTGGACGAACTGCAGGTGGAGATCGACCAGCTCATGTGGGCCTCCGTCGTCGGTAACGTCGCCGTCGCGGGTATTCAGGCGGTGATGATGGGGATCGGGCTGGCGATCCTCGACGTCCCCGCCGTCGTCTTCCTGACGGTCGCAACGTTCGTCCTCGCCCTGCTGCCGCTGGTCGGCGCGTTCGGCGTCTGGGTCCCCGTCTCCGTCTACCTGATCGCGGTGGGGGAGTTCGTCCCCGCCGCCGCCCTCGTCGCGTACGGCTCGCTGGTCAGCGCCTCGGACACGTACCTGCGACCGGCACTGATCGGGCGGACGAGCGCCTTCAACTCCGCGATCATCGTCGTCGGAATCTTCGGCGGCATCGTCGTCTTCGGCGGCGTCGGCCTGTTCATCGGCCCCGTCGTGCTCGGCGGCGCGAAGATTACGCTCGACGTGTTCGCCCGCGAACGGACCGGTGACGGGACGCTCGAGACCGAGCGGCCGGACCGGGCAGCCGACCCGGCCGTCGATACGTCCGACGCCGGTGTCAGTACGGGCCTCGATCCGGAGACCGATGCGAGCGACGCGGGTGCGAACGACGAGCACGTCGACGGCGCTGACGACGGTGACGACAGCAGTGATGCCGACGAGCGCGACGAGACTGCGGCGGACGATCGAACCGACGGCGAAACGGGTGCTGACACGGAGACTGACGATCGGTCGGAACCGTAA
- a CDS encoding heavy metal translocating P-type ATPase: protein MTDATVDERQCTLCNLPVEGSDVTDDEGNRFCCVGCRDVYDALGDVEDIDAEDVRSARDGEADDADAGRAVPDGHEATYLEVDGMHCATCEAFIESVATETEGVSGASASYVTDTVRIDHDPETATQEDLADAISGLGYSAYDRDDAFSRRQADNWEMARVGVGVLMGMMVMLQYVVIIYPTYFGAWFYDERTMQFFRETLASDLATPFYLMIAALTTIILGVTGKPILQGAYVSAKTRSPNMDLLVAIAAVSAYLYSTLSIAVGGEHIYYDVTVAIIVIVSVGNYYESTIKREATERLSDLTSVQVDSARRVSEDGSHEDVALEDLAAGDRVLVRAGERIPVDGAVVDGEAAVDEAVVTGESLPVTKTDGDPVVGGSMVADGAVTIEVGEDATSSLDRITELVWDLQSGTHGIQKLADKLATIFVPVVLALAVVVTAARLVLGAPVEDALLDGLTVLIVSCPCALGLATPLAVAAGIRDALERSIVVFDDSVFERIRTADTVVFDKTGTLTTGDMTVVEADTDVDGDLLEKAAILEGRSAHPVGQAITAVAGTGASSDDDAESGTGTGAVADGGAVEPAGTEIDADVDGEPDEPGDDRLESFESYRNGVAGVVDGEEIVVGHPDLFRDRGWAVPDAVAERVEAHRETGRVPVAVGREGTAEGVIVVGDELREEWGETVTAISEGGAEVVVLTGDDAKAADRFRDHEAVDRVFAGVPPEGKAETVERLKGTGRTVMIGDGTNDAPALAAADLGIALGGGTAMAADAADVALVDDDLSSVDTVFDLARATDRRVKGNIGWAFCYNAVAIPLAVTGLLNPLFAAVAMGTSSLLVVTNSSRSLLED, encoded by the coding sequence ATGACGGACGCAACGGTCGACGAACGGCAGTGTACGCTCTGTAACCTCCCCGTCGAGGGGAGCGACGTCACCGACGACGAAGGGAATCGCTTCTGCTGCGTCGGCTGTCGGGACGTCTACGACGCGCTCGGCGACGTCGAGGATATCGACGCCGAAGACGTCCGCAGCGCACGTGACGGCGAAGCCGACGACGCGGACGCGGGCCGAGCGGTTCCCGACGGCCACGAGGCCACCTACCTCGAGGTCGACGGGATGCACTGCGCGACCTGCGAGGCCTTCATCGAGTCGGTCGCGACCGAGACGGAGGGCGTCAGCGGCGCGAGCGCGAGCTACGTGACGGATACGGTGCGGATCGACCACGACCCGGAGACGGCGACCCAGGAAGACCTCGCGGACGCCATCAGCGGCCTCGGCTACAGCGCCTACGACCGCGACGACGCCTTCAGCCGCCGGCAGGCGGACAACTGGGAGATGGCCCGCGTCGGCGTCGGCGTCCTCATGGGGATGATGGTGATGCTCCAGTACGTCGTCATCATCTACCCCACCTACTTCGGCGCCTGGTTCTACGACGAGCGGACGATGCAGTTCTTCCGAGAGACGCTGGCGAGCGACCTCGCGACGCCCTTCTACCTGATGATCGCCGCGCTGACGACGATCATCCTCGGGGTCACCGGCAAGCCGATCCTGCAGGGGGCCTACGTCAGCGCCAAGACCCGGTCGCCGAACATGGACCTGCTCGTCGCCATCGCGGCCGTCAGCGCCTACCTCTACAGCACGCTCTCGATCGCCGTCGGCGGCGAGCACATCTACTACGACGTCACCGTCGCGATCATCGTCATCGTCTCGGTGGGCAACTACTACGAGTCGACGATCAAGCGCGAGGCCACCGAGCGGCTCTCGGACCTGACGAGCGTTCAGGTCGACTCGGCGCGCCGCGTTAGCGAGGACGGAAGTCACGAGGACGTCGCGCTCGAGGACCTCGCAGCGGGCGACCGCGTGCTGGTCCGGGCCGGCGAGCGGATCCCCGTCGACGGCGCGGTCGTCGACGGCGAGGCCGCGGTCGACGAGGCGGTCGTCACCGGCGAATCGCTGCCCGTAACGAAAACGGACGGCGACCCCGTCGTCGGCGGTTCGATGGTCGCCGACGGCGCGGTCACCATCGAGGTCGGCGAGGACGCGACCAGCAGCCTCGATCGGATCACCGAACTCGTCTGGGACCTCCAGAGCGGCACCCACGGCATCCAGAAGCTCGCGGACAAGCTGGCGACGATCTTCGTCCCGGTCGTGCTCGCGCTCGCAGTCGTCGTGACGGCCGCCCGTCTCGTCCTCGGCGCGCCGGTCGAGGACGCGCTGCTGGACGGACTAACCGTGCTGATCGTCTCCTGTCCCTGCGCGCTCGGGCTCGCGACGCCGCTGGCCGTCGCCGCCGGCATCCGCGACGCCTTAGAGCGCTCGATCGTCGTCTTCGACGACAGCGTCTTCGAGCGCATCCGCACTGCCGACACCGTCGTCTTCGACAAGACGGGGACGCTGACGACCGGCGACATGACCGTCGTCGAAGCGGATACCGACGTCGACGGCGACCTGCTCGAGAAAGCGGCGATCCTCGAGGGCCGGTCCGCACACCCCGTCGGACAGGCGATCACGGCGGTGGCCGGGACCGGGGCCTCGAGCGACGACGATGCCGAGAGCGGGACCGGAACCGGCGCCGTCGCGGACGGCGGGGCGGTCGAGCCGGCAGGGACCGAGATCGATGCGGACGTGGACGGCGAACCGGACGAACCCGGCGACGACCGCCTCGAGTCCTTCGAGAGCTACCGCAACGGCGTCGCGGGCGTCGTCGACGGCGAGGAGATCGTCGTCGGCCACCCGGACCTGTTCCGGGATCGCGGCTGGGCGGTTCCCGACGCAGTCGCCGAGCGGGTCGAGGCCCACCGCGAGACCGGCCGCGTGCCGGTCGCCGTCGGCCGCGAGGGGACCGCCGAGGGCGTCATCGTCGTCGGCGACGAACTCCGCGAGGAGTGGGGCGAAACGGTGACGGCGATCTCGGAGGGCGGCGCCGAGGTCGTCGTCCTGACCGGCGACGACGCGAAGGCCGCGGATCGGTTCCGCGATCACGAGGCCGTCGATCGGGTGTTCGCTGGAGTCCCACCGGAGGGAAAGGCCGAAACGGTCGAGCGACTCAAGGGAACCGGCCGGACGGTGATGATCGGCGACGGGACCAACGACGCGCCGGCGCTGGCGGCCGCCGACCTGGGCATCGCGCTCGGCGGCGGGACCGCGATGGCCGCCGACGCCGCCGACGTCGCGCTGGTCGACGACGACCTCTCGTCGGTCGACACCGTCTTCGACCTCGCCCGCGCGACCGACCGCCGCGTGAAGGGCAACATCGGCTGGGCGTTCTGTTACAACGCCGTCGCGATTCCGCTGGCAGTGACCGGGCTGCTCAACCCGCTGTTCGCGGCCGTCGCGATGGGCACCAGCAGCCTGCTGGTCGTCACCAACTCCTCGCGGTCGCTGCTCGAGGACTGA